In Paenarthrobacter sp. GOM3, a single window of DNA contains:
- the glnA gene encoding type I glutamate--ammonia ligase — translation MFKTADEVLKFIKEEDVKFVDIRFTDLPGVQQHFNVPAKSVDLDFFVNGQLFDGSSIRGFQGIAESDMQLIPDVTSAFVDTFRIEKTLALNFSIVNPRTGDPYHRDPRGVAEKAEAYLASTGIADTAFFAPEAEFFVFDNIQYESSPQGSFYKIDSEEAHWNTGRKEEGGNLGYKTPVKGGYFPVSPTDKQADLRDAMCVELDKAGLEVERSHHEVGSAGQAEINYKFTTLTAAADDLQKFKYVIKNTADAWGKSVTFMPKPVFGDNGSGMHCHQSLWSNGDPLFYDEKGYAGLSDTARWYIGGLLKHSSAVLAFTNPTVNSYRRLVKGFEAPVNMVYSQGNRSAGIRIPITGTNPKAKRIEFRAPDPSSNPYLAFAAQLMAGIDGIRNRIEPPAPIDKDLYELPAEEAKDIPKAPGSLEEALEALREDNEFLQAGGVFTQDLIDTWIDYKYENEIRPLSLRPNPYEFELYYGV, via the coding sequence ATGTTCAAGACTGCGGACGAAGTCCTCAAGTTCATCAAAGAAGAAGATGTCAAGTTCGTCGATATCCGCTTCACCGACCTTCCTGGTGTCCAGCAGCACTTCAATGTGCCGGCCAAGAGCGTTGACCTCGACTTCTTCGTCAATGGTCAGCTCTTCGACGGATCGTCCATCCGCGGCTTCCAGGGCATCGCTGAGTCCGACATGCAGCTCATCCCGGATGTAACTTCTGCCTTCGTGGACACCTTCCGTATTGAGAAGACCCTCGCTTTGAACTTCTCCATCGTGAACCCTCGCACCGGAGACCCGTACCACCGCGACCCTCGCGGCGTTGCTGAGAAGGCTGAAGCTTACTTGGCATCCACCGGCATCGCCGATACCGCATTCTTCGCTCCTGAAGCCGAATTCTTCGTCTTCGACAACATCCAGTACGAGTCCTCCCCGCAGGGCAGCTTCTACAAGATCGACTCCGAAGAAGCCCACTGGAACACCGGCCGTAAGGAAGAGGGTGGAAACCTCGGCTACAAGACCCCCGTCAAGGGCGGCTACTTCCCCGTTTCCCCCACTGACAAGCAGGCCGACCTCCGCGACGCCATGTGCGTTGAGCTGGACAAGGCCGGCCTTGAGGTTGAGCGCTCCCACCACGAAGTCGGTTCTGCCGGCCAGGCTGAGATCAACTACAAGTTCACCACGCTGACCGCCGCTGCCGATGACCTGCAGAAGTTCAAGTACGTCATCAAGAACACCGCTGACGCTTGGGGCAAGTCCGTCACGTTCATGCCGAAGCCTGTTTTCGGTGACAACGGCTCGGGCATGCACTGCCACCAGTCGCTGTGGAGCAACGGCGATCCGCTGTTCTACGACGAGAAGGGCTACGCAGGCCTCTCCGACACCGCCCGTTGGTACATCGGCGGCCTGCTGAAGCACTCCTCCGCTGTCCTGGCTTTCACCAACCCGACGGTGAACTCCTACCGCCGCTTGGTCAAGGGCTTCGAAGCTCCCGTGAACATGGTTTACTCGCAGGGCAACCGCTCCGCCGGTATCCGCATCCCGATCACGGGCACCAACCCGAAGGCCAAGCGCATCGAATTCCGCGCTCCGGACCCCTCCTCCAACCCGTACCTGGCATTCGCTGCCCAGTTGATGGCCGGCATCGACGGCATCCGCAACCGCATTGAACCCCCGGCTCCCATCGACAAGGACCTCTACGAGCTCCCTGCCGAGGAAGCCAAGGACATCCCCAAGGCTCCGGGCTCCCTGGAAGAGGCTCTCGAGGCTCTTCGCGAGGACAACGAGTTCCTGCAGGCCGGCGGTGTCTTCACCCAGGACCTCATCGACACGTGGATCGACTACAAGTACGAGAATGAGATTCGCCCGCTGTCGCTGCGCCCGAACCCGTACGAGTTCGAGCTCTACTACGGCGTCTAG